The sequence below is a genomic window from Plasmodium gaboni strain SY75 chromosome 7, whole genome shotgun sequence.
aatatagaaaattttaaaaatatcaaaaatataaaatatgatcATAACTTAAAAAATGGGCATACCAATATGAAGCcaacaaaaaattattttgaCTCTTACaatatgaatgataataaatttaatgTCTCAACACCATATTctgataatataaattctGATTCTTCTTTTTATGGTAATCCATCTAGTGGTACTTATGCAACATATAATGAATCTCAAAATGTTAGTAATTatgatatgaataaatataatcatataaatgaaaatatgCATATTAATCAAAATGACAAACATGacaaaaaatatgataatataaataatttacacagcaacaataataataataataataattataataataataataataataataatcatcTGTATTGTAATGATGAGGAAGAAATAGTTATTTCCAAACTTATtgttgataataatatttccGCATTATATATACCACCATTACTATACGATAATAATGTTCTATCATTATGTGTcaataaagaaaaaaaaatccTATATGCAGGATATGAAGATGCTATCATTATATGGTCTATAACAAACGGAATAATCATCTCTTCTTTTCATGGACATACTAATGGCGTGCACTTTTTGAAATACCTGAACAAGTCagaatttttattatccGGAGGTAATGGAGgaaatgtaaaaatatggaaaaatGACTTGGAACAATTTAAAATATGGAAACctaaaaaaacatataaattaaaagataataaacGTTCAAATTCTGGattaaacaaaaatgaaTTGTATTATCACAATAAGGTAAATCCAGAAAATAACTTCAATTTTAATGATAGTGATAATACAGATAAGGATGCCATAAATAGTGATCACAGTGATGCTATGTCAATTAATAATTTGATAGAagaaacaaataaaaaacatgAATATGATGTTTATGATACTTCtagttataaaaaaaatattatcaattATAATCAatcacaaaaaaaaaatgatagttataatgatttaaaaacgaatattttttatgataaaaaaaatgaaaataattatatcattaaGGATTATAAAACGGATGTAACCAATTTAGATGTATGTGAACTTACTAATAATATCTCtaaaaatgaaaaacaaaataaatttagTTATTTTGAGGAAGGTCTTcattatgatgataaatATGCATATGCTTATAATAAGTCCcatgataataatgatagtCAAGATAATGTATCctatgataatataaaacaaaacagtatgagatataataataatagtcaagataatatatcatatgataatataaatcaaaaCAGTATgagatataataataatagtcaagataatatatcttataaTAACCCATCGAATGAACAAGTTATATATCCGAATGTATCAAATGATAATGGATTTAATGAAAAGACAccttattattatgaaaatacACAAAGTGCTAAATATACACATGGATCATATTCTCATAAAAATAGTCTTAGTAgtatatatgaaaattattcatatgaaagtaatattgataaatattcatCATATCCCAAGGTTTCAAcagaaaataatatatatatgaaaaaagatacacatgatataaattataGTTATACTACTACAGATGATGTAccatataataattacaaacatgataatatgcataatgtaaatattaaacatattaaagatattcataataatgatgttaaaaataatatagtTTATTTGAGTGATGAGGAGGATGAAGATTTAATATCAGCATttagataaaataaaaaaaaagggtagaatatatatatatatatatatatatatgaatatatatatatatatgaataaatttT
It includes:
- a CDS encoding putative phosphoinositide-binding protein translates to MDLEKFDIHINRVEYKNEKVYYIILVEYNELKYEINKRYSEFEELNCELLHLGFSALPNLPKKKLMSYKNNEYINYRKRILNSYIQNLFIRPDIRCCGVFLNFILFYDKINLSVDIVKTKLINNIGTQKFSLSDIYINEKYNFLICVYEDKSNLSKLGKLWSIIEPDMLGEIKIFSYNNDLTSTFVETYKEQTIYKARNIVCSEKNNQAIISGDDGKIYIYKINIESFTLTYIKNINCHLDTILKMMQFNNELFCTCGYDNAFRLLNLNDNFKILSGGRCNKRLDKDKITTCHLLSYNNIIIGTDASLFFIYNMSTNPPIYIDTKTIKNGTKINCFTNTDKYLFVGYDNVIACYNYHYINESKTYKNMDNIENFKNIKNIKYDHNLKNGHTNMKPTKNYFDSYNMNDNKFNVSTPYSDNINSDSSFYGNPSSGTYATYNESQNVSNYDMNKYNHINENMHINQNDKHDKKYDNINNLHSNNNNNNNNYNNNNNNNNHLYCNDEEEIVISKLIVDNNISALYIPPLLYDNNVLSLCVNKEKKILYAGYEDAIIIWSITNGIIISSFHGHTNGVHFLKYLNKSEFLLSGGNGGNVKIWKNDLEQFKIWKPKKTYKLKDNKRSNSGLNKNELYYHNKVNPENNFNFNDSDNTDKDAINSDHSDAMSINNLIEETNKKHEYDVYDTSSYKKNIINYNQSQKKNDSYNDLKTNIFYDKKNENNYIIKDYKTDVTNLDVCELTNNISKNEKQNKFSYFEEGLHYDDKYAYAYNKSHDNNDSQDNVSYDNIKQNSMRYNNNSQDNISYDNINQNSMRYNNNSQDNISYNNPSNEQVIYPNVSNDNGFNEKTPYYYENTQSAKYTHGSYSHKNSLSSIYENYSYESNIDKYSSYPKVSTENNIYMKKDTHDINYSYTTTDDVPYNNYKHDNMHNVNIKHIKDIHNNDVKNNIVYLSDEEDEDLISAFR